The following proteins are co-located in the Micromonospora coriariae genome:
- a CDS encoding NADH-quinone oxidoreductase subunit M has protein sequence MSNFPFLSVLTVAPLVGALVVAFLPRHRPELAKQVAFAWSLLVLVLSVVMWVSFNAGGDRFQFRESYSWIPDWGVSFTFAADGIALVMLMLIAVLVPLVILASWHDAESSKRSVPVYFALLLVLECTMIGVFAAADVFLFYVFFEVMLVPMYFLIGSYGGHQRQYAAVKFFLYSLVGGLFMLAAVIGLWVVGGKTFDWQALSQVDISTGTERWLFLGFFLAFAIKAPFFPFHTWLPDAGGAAPAGAAALLVGVLDKVGTFGILRYCLPLFPEASKWFAPWALALGVIGIIYAALLAVGQNDLKRLVSYTSIAHFGFIGVGIFAFTTQAGTGAVLYMLNHGLATGLLFLVVGMLVARRGSALISDFGGAGKLVPVLAGVFFFAGLASLALPGTAPFISEFLVLIGTFTVNKPVAVIATLGIILAAAYVLWMVQRTTQGTLNPALTEVDGMRRDLNLREKVVVAPLIALIVLLGFYPKPVTDVINPAVQATMDDIGRTDPAPSVGGTVQEARR, from the coding sequence ATGTCCAACTTCCCGTTCCTCTCGGTGCTCACCGTGGCGCCGCTGGTCGGCGCCCTGGTGGTGGCGTTCCTGCCGCGCCACCGGCCGGAGCTGGCCAAGCAGGTGGCGTTCGCCTGGTCGCTGCTGGTGCTGGTGCTCTCGGTGGTGATGTGGGTCAGCTTCAACGCCGGCGGTGACCGGTTCCAGTTCCGCGAGTCGTACTCGTGGATCCCGGACTGGGGCGTCAGCTTCACCTTCGCCGCCGACGGCATCGCGCTGGTGATGCTGATGCTGATCGCGGTGCTGGTTCCGCTGGTGATCCTGGCGTCCTGGCACGACGCGGAGTCGTCGAAGCGGTCGGTGCCCGTCTACTTCGCGCTGCTGCTGGTCCTCGAGTGCACGATGATCGGCGTCTTCGCCGCCGCCGACGTCTTCCTGTTCTACGTGTTCTTCGAGGTCATGCTGGTACCGATGTACTTCCTGATCGGCAGCTACGGCGGCCACCAGCGGCAGTACGCGGCTGTGAAGTTCTTCCTCTACTCGCTCGTCGGCGGCCTGTTCATGCTGGCCGCGGTGATCGGGCTGTGGGTGGTCGGCGGGAAGACCTTCGACTGGCAGGCGCTGTCGCAGGTCGACATCAGCACCGGCACCGAGCGCTGGCTGTTCCTGGGCTTCTTCCTCGCGTTCGCCATCAAGGCACCGTTCTTCCCGTTCCACACCTGGCTGCCGGACGCCGGTGGCGCCGCACCGGCGGGCGCCGCGGCGCTGCTGGTCGGCGTGCTGGACAAGGTCGGCACGTTCGGCATCCTGCGCTACTGCCTGCCGCTGTTCCCCGAGGCGTCGAAGTGGTTCGCGCCGTGGGCGCTGGCGCTGGGCGTGATCGGCATCATCTACGCCGCGCTGTTGGCGGTCGGCCAGAACGACCTCAAGCGGCTGGTGTCGTACACCTCGATCGCGCACTTCGGGTTCATCGGGGTGGGCATCTTCGCCTTCACCACCCAGGCCGGCACCGGCGCGGTGCTCTACATGCTCAACCACGGTCTGGCCACCGGCCTGCTCTTCCTGGTGGTGGGCATGCTGGTCGCCCGACGTGGCTCGGCCCTGATCAGTGACTTCGGCGGTGCCGGCAAGCTGGTTCCGGTGCTCGCCGGGGTGTTCTTCTTCGCTGGTCTCGCCTCGCTCGCGCTGCCGGGCACCGCGCCGTTCATCTCCGAGTTCCTGGTGCTGATCGGCACCTTCACGGTGAACAAGCCGGTCGCGGTCATCGCCACGCTCGGCATCATCCTGGCCGCCGCCTACGTGTTGTGGATGGTGCAGCGCACCACCCAGGGCACGCTCAACCCGGCACTGACCGAGGTCGACGGCATGCGTCGGGACCTCAACCTGCGCGAGAAGGTCGTGGTCGCCCCGCTGATCGCGCTGATCGTGCTGCTCGGCTTCTACCCCAAGCCGGTCACTGATGTGATCAACCCCGCCGTCCAGGCGACCATGGACGACATCGGCAGGACCGACCCCGCCCCGTCGGTGGGTGGCACCGTCCAGGAGGCGCGCCGGTGA